One stretch of Bacillus kexueae DNA includes these proteins:
- the hpt gene encoding hypoxanthine phosphoribosyltransferase, whose translation MLNDIEKVLISEEEIQTKAKELGAALTEEYKDKFPLAVGVLKGAMPFMGDLLKHMNTYLEMDFMDVSSYGNQTVSTGEVKIIKDLDTSVEGRDILIIEDIIDSGLTLSYLVELFRYRKAKSIKIVTLLDKPSGRKADIEADFVGFEVPDAFVVGYGLDYAEKYRNLPFIGVLKPEVYQKSE comes from the coding sequence ATGTTAAACGATATTGAAAAAGTTTTGATTTCTGAAGAAGAAATTCAAACAAAAGCAAAAGAGTTAGGTGCCGCACTAACAGAGGAGTACAAAGATAAATTTCCTCTTGCGGTAGGTGTTTTAAAAGGAGCAATGCCTTTTATGGGAGATCTTTTAAAACACATGAATACATACTTGGAAATGGACTTTATGGATGTATCTAGCTATGGCAATCAAACAGTTTCAACAGGCGAGGTAAAGATTATTAAAGATTTAGATACATCTGTAGAAGGACGAGATATCTTAATTATTGAAGATATTATCGATAGTGGTCTTACATTAAGTTATTTAGTCGAGCTTTTCCGTTATCGAAAAGCAAAGTCCATTAAAATTGTCACATTATTAGACAAGCCAAGTGGACGTAAAGCGGATATTGAAGCAGATTTCGTTGGCTTTGAAGTTCCAGATGCGTTCGTCGTAGGTTACGGCCTTGATTACGCAGAAAAGTATCGTAATCTTCCGTTCATCGGTGTGCTAAAACCAGAAGTATATCAAAAAAGTGAGTAA
- the tilS gene encoding tRNA lysidine(34) synthetase TilS, with protein sequence MYERIKKRIEKMSLIPPKSTVVVGVSGGPDSLALLHILYRLRETLSINIVAAHVDHMFRGRQSEEEMEYVQHFCSSLSIPCVAKQIDVQRFATEQKLNKQEAARECRYHFFQEVMVEYRANLLALGHHGDDQIETVLMRLVRGTVGKGLAGIPEKRRFSTGYIVRPLLQVTKQDILNYCLENGLDPKMDPSNESDTYTRNRFRKYVLPHLKNENPQVHQHFQYFSEILEEDEHFLEELTKQKMNKVLERQTSNEVVINIGEFLELAPPLQRRGIHLILNYLFAGQRSPAFSSIHIEHLKGLMHQSHPSSMMDLPLGLKAFRSYDRLILTFDQFKPQPFEFHLSIPGEIMLPNGKKIICETFEGVPSYSTEEVFYLPRHLLKEPLRVRTRRTGDKIKVKGMNGTKKVKDIYIDKKIPKQEREIWPIIEDGNGNIIWIPLLKKSNFEVFDITNQSYIVLQYKEQ encoded by the coding sequence ATGTATGAGAGAATTAAAAAACGGATAGAAAAGATGTCACTTATCCCCCCTAAATCAACTGTAGTGGTTGGTGTATCAGGGGGGCCGGATTCCCTCGCTTTGTTACATATTTTATACAGATTGAGAGAAACACTTTCGATTAACATCGTTGCTGCTCATGTTGACCACATGTTTAGAGGACGTCAATCAGAGGAAGAAATGGAATATGTACAACATTTTTGTTCCTCGCTTTCCATACCATGTGTGGCAAAACAAATAGATGTACAACGATTTGCCACTGAACAGAAGCTAAACAAGCAAGAAGCGGCTAGAGAATGTCGGTATCATTTTTTTCAAGAAGTGATGGTAGAGTACCGTGCAAATTTGTTGGCATTAGGTCATCACGGTGATGATCAAATTGAAACAGTCCTCATGCGACTTGTAAGAGGGACGGTAGGCAAAGGATTAGCAGGTATCCCGGAGAAGAGGCGATTTTCTACCGGATATATTGTCCGTCCGCTTCTTCAGGTGACGAAACAGGATATACTGAACTACTGTCTTGAGAATGGATTGGACCCTAAAATGGATCCTAGTAATGAATCGGACACGTATACAAGGAATCGGTTCCGGAAGTATGTATTGCCACATTTAAAGAACGAAAATCCTCAAGTTCATCAACATTTTCAATATTTTAGTGAAATTCTTGAAGAAGATGAGCATTTTTTAGAGGAATTAACGAAGCAAAAAATGAATAAAGTATTGGAAAGGCAAACAAGCAATGAGGTAGTGATTAACATTGGTGAGTTTCTTGAACTTGCTCCACCTTTACAAAGGAGGGGGATTCATCTAATATTAAACTATCTTTTCGCTGGCCAGCGTTCTCCCGCCTTTTCTTCGATTCATATCGAGCATCTAAAAGGATTGATGCATCAATCTCATCCTTCAAGTATGATGGACCTCCCGCTAGGTTTAAAAGCGTTCCGTTCGTATGATCGTTTAATTTTAACATTTGATCAGTTTAAACCTCAGCCCTTCGAGTTCCATTTATCAATTCCAGGGGAAATAATGTTGCCAAATGGTAAAAAAATTATTTGTGAAACCTTTGAAGGTGTTCCTTCGTATAGTACTGAAGAGGTTTTTTATTTACCAAGACACTTGCTAAAGGAGCCTTTACGAGTACGTACAAGACGAACAGGTGACAAAATCAAAGTTAAAGGCATGAACGGTACAAAAAAAGTAAAAGATATTTATATTGATAAGAAGATACCGAAGCAAGAACGAGAAATCTGGCCGATTATTGAAGATGGTAATGGCAATATTATTTGGATTCCATTATTAAAAAAGTCTAATTTTGAGGTATTTGACATTACCAATCAATCTTACATTGTATTACAATATAAAGAGCAATGA